In the genome of Candidatus Poribacteria bacterium, the window AAGGTGGGTTGATCGTAGAAAGCCAAGCATAGGTTCTCCAGCCCCATCATGTTGCGCAGGGGACCGAAGAACCCTCCCCATCTGTCGGCGAAACACATAAGCGGGTATGTGCGGTTTTTAAGCCTTTCCACCCTCGCCTTCCAATCCTGGGGCGCACGCAGATGGAAGTTCAACCCCAACCGTTCACGTCTGAACCTCTCGAAATCCTCCTCGTTCTCCACGGGGAACCTCAGGAACTGGGGCATGCTGGAGTTGCCGCCGTATTGTTTGAATTCGCGCATCAGTATCCCTTCGTGGTTTATGTAGGTGATAGTTCTCTCGTCCTCCTCCACGATCTGGCGTTGGAACTGGGGGACGGGACCGTAGTAAACCCCGATGTTGAGTATCAGGTCGGTTCCGAATATCTCATGTAGAGCTCGTCCGTCCCATCCTTCTCGGCGCCACCGTTGGTATGTCTCCACCCACGCGCCGGGCGTTTTGACGAAGGGGAGATCGGGTTTCTCGAAACGTAACGTTTTTGGGAACCGATCACGGGATGTCATCTTCGCTCCCCCTCAGGGAGTCACCGAAGCCGTTTTGATATCCCCCCAGATGATCGGAAGGTTGCCTGAGGGATCAACTGCGACTATGCCCAGCACCGACCCCAACCCTTTTTCCATAATTTTCTTAAGGTCACCCTCCTCTAAAACCTCGTTGAAGATACCGACATCGTCGATGATCCCTTTGAAGTAACCTTTATCGCAGCCATGTCCGACGGGACAGAGACCGCTCCCGATGAGCAGCCCTCTCTCCTCAGGTCTCACGTCGTTAGGGCCGGAGGAGACGAATTTCCCATCCACATATAGCTTGTATGTGCCGCCTTCAAACGACCCTGCTATGAAATACCATTTGTTCGGGACGTTTATGCTCGTCTTCGCCGCTGAGCAGTCCGGTTTACAGCTTTTGAACTCGAAGTTTCCGTTGTTCCAGAGTTCAAACCACCAGTTTCCACCACCGCCATCGCCGGGGTTTCCGTTTGTGACCACCAAGGTTGAGGAACCGGAGCCGGGCGGGTTGTTGCCTCCTATCGTCTCAGGGAACATCCAGAAGACCACCGTGAACTTCTCAGAGTTGAAGAGAGAAGAGGGCGGGATCTGAACGTAATCGTCCTTCCCGTCAAACCTCAAAGCGTATCCGAATTTCCCCTTCACCCATTCCGGGCCCTCTTTCAGTATCCCGTCGTTGCCGTTAGGGGAGGAATCTTTAGCCTTATCTCCTCGACCTTCGTCGAAGAGCCACACTCCGACCGCTGCCTCTTTGAGGTCAATCTGGGCATACCCCAGGTTTGAAAACACCAGACCTACGACGACCAATCCGATAAACCCTAGCCTTTTCATCCCTCCTCACCCCTTTTAAGTTTCGCTCATATTTTTCAAAAGTGTAGCATATCACCGAGGGCTTTTCAATGATTTGGTATAATCAGGCATGGTAGGGGCGCACCCCTGTGCGTGCCCCTAAATCCCCCTTCCAAAGCAACTTTTCCTATTTTTTCCTTCGCTTGACGAGGGTTAGACGAAATGCTATATTTGGATGAAAAAAGAGAGGATAAGCGGGATGTCATCTCATGACAACAGATATGCTGGAGCTCTTATCTTCATCTTTCTGATCTTGGGAGCCCTAAACGCCTCACGCCATGAAATGTGGAGGGATGAAATACAAGCTTGGCTTCTTGCCAAGGACAGCTCCTCCCCCGTTCAACTTCTCAAAAACCTGAAATATGAGGGACATCCTGGAGTGTGGCATTTATCCCTTTTCCCTCTCTCACGCATAACCCCTTCGCCTATTGCAATGCAACCGTTTCATCTGATAATAGCTTGCTTGAGCGTATATCTGTTTTTGAGGTTTTCGCCTTTCACTAAGGTTCAGAAAGCGCTCTTCACTTTCGGCTATTTCCCGTTTTACGAATACTGTGTGATATGCAGGAATTACGCCCCCGGTTTATTTCTGCTTCTCCTCTTTTGTTCCCTTCTTCCCAGACGTTCAGGGAGATTCCCGCTTTTAGGTCTCATCCTTTTCTTCCTAGCTCACACCAGCGTCCACGCCCTCATCCTGGTCATATCCATATGCCTGGGGTTGTCCTTAGATATCCTTCTCTCGAAGGATCGCCCGAACATAACGGTGTGTTTGGGTTTCCTTCTCATCGTTTCAGGGATCATCACCTCCGTGGTTCAACTGAATCCTCCGCCCGACTCCGGTTTCGCCGTCGGGTGGAAGACCGATTTCGATCCTGACCACCTCAAAAAGGTTTTCAACCTCATACCGAGAGCTTTCATACCGATACCCAGGTTCACCTTCCATTTCTGGAACACCGCCATCTTGGACCAACTCCCAGGCTCCGAGGTGGTAAAGCTATCTTTAGGATGTTTGATCCTGCTTTATGGGATACTGCTCTTCATCAGGAAACCGGCTGCCCTTTTGATCTATCTGATCGGAACCTTAGGGCTCTGTTCGTTCTTCTACACGAAATATTTCGGCTCGATGCGGCATCACGGTTTCCTGTTCATATCGTTCGTAAGCTCCATCTGGATCTCAAATTACTGTCGAGATGTCAGGATCTTCAACCCTATCGGAAAGCTCAGCCTCATTATTGAAAGAAGCCTGAACAAGGTGCTGACCGTGATCCTGTTCATCCACCTCGCCGGCGGGATTGCTGGGGCTGTCATGGATTATATGTATGTCTTCTCACAAGGTAAGGCGACAGCAGATTTCATCAGGAGAGAGGGGATGGAAGGGATGTTGATCGTAGGAGATACCGATTTCACAGCCAGCACGGTGGTGGGGTATCTGGAAAGGGAAATCTATTACCCCAGGGGCGATAGGGTGGGCTCCTTCGTCATTTGGGATAAGAAGAGGACCGAGCCTTTGACGGTTAAAGAGATACTTGAAAGGGCTGTGAAACTGAGCTTGAGGGAGAAGAAAGGTTGCCTGCTCGTCCTCAACTACCGGCTGAGCGATGAGATGATTTCGAGATATTCCCTGAAGGAGATAGCCAGGTTTGAAAAGGCAGTGGTTGGAGATGAGGTGTATTACCTGTATTTGCGCCACTACTCCTCCAACATGATGCGCCATATCTGATCCTTCGAAACCAGCGTTCAGTCAGACTTAACCAACACCTGGGTTCGAGGTGGAAAGTTCACTCAGGGACATGAAACCTCCCGATTGACAC includes:
- a CDS encoding LamG domain-containing protein, whose amino-acid sequence is MKRLGFIGLVVVGLVFSNLGYAQIDLKEAAVGVWLFDEGRGDKAKDSSPNGNDGILKEGPEWVKGKFGYALRFDGKDDYVQIPPSSLFNSEKFTVVFWMFPETIGGNNPPGSGSSTLVVTNGNPGDGGGGNWWFELWNNGNFEFKSCKPDCSAAKTSINVPNKWYFIAGSFEGGTYKLYVDGKFVSSGPNDVRPEERGLLIGSGLCPVGHGCDKGYFKGIIDDVGIFNEVLEEGDLKKIMEKGLGSVLGIVAVDPSGNLPIIWGDIKTASVTP